One Magnetococcus sp. PR-3 genomic region harbors:
- a CDS encoding STAS domain-containing protein, whose product MVFENNVEVQFVGDIARLIVKGGLTFHHSEQLQKLAKSFTSQRRVEVDLSAIDLLDSTSLGLLLVFKKSLPNPQISVKLVGLSNELKRMLKIAAFQQFFEWE is encoded by the coding sequence ATGGTCTTTGAGAATAATGTCGAGGTGCAGTTTGTGGGGGATATCGCACGCCTCATCGTTAAAGGTGGTTTAACATTCCACCACTCTGAACAGTTGCAGAAGTTGGCCAAGTCGTTTACGTCACAACGAAGGGTAGAGGTGGATCTGTCAGCTATTGATCTGTTGGACAGCACCAGTCTTGGTCTACTGTTGGTTTTTAAAAAGAGTCTTCCGAATCCTCAGATTTCCGTAAAATTGGTTGGTCTGAGTAATGAACTGAAACGAATGTTAAAGATTGCTGCATTCCAACAATTTTTTGAGTGGGAATAA
- a CDS encoding hemerythrin domain-containing protein, with product MPNLVDLPEKYRLGQLDIDVQHSVLFSLINITTNQLDSGGLQCELVVESFKEYAQMHFEYEEGRMIGESYPDHAMHLQEHVAFINKAAGFEQELKQAQSQEDQRELVMHVLEYLQEWLEHHIAEIDRQLFGSAKHYHPLDY from the coding sequence ATGCCAAATCTAGTTGACCTGCCTGAGAAGTATCGGTTGGGGCAGTTGGATATCGATGTGCAACATTCCGTGTTGTTCTCTTTGATCAATATCACGACAAATCAGCTGGATTCTGGGGGGTTGCAGTGTGAGTTGGTCGTCGAGTCGTTCAAAGAGTATGCACAGATGCATTTTGAGTATGAAGAGGGACGAATGATCGGCGAGAGCTATCCCGATCATGCCATGCATCTGCAGGAGCATGTTGCCTTTATAAACAAAGCTGCCGGTTTTGAGCAGGAGTTGAAACAGGCCCAAAGTCAAGAGGATCAGCGTGAGTTAGTCATGCATGTGTTGGAGTATCTTCAGGAGTGGCTGGAGCATCACATTGCTGAGATAGACCGCCAACTGTTTGGTTCTGCAAAGCACTATCATCCTCTTGATTATTAA